Sequence from the Natronomonas marina genome:
TGACGGCCATCGCTGCCGTCGACGACCAGCTCGAGGCCACGCGCATCGTCGAGGGCGAGGAGCGCTCCGCCAGCATCGAGGTCATCGACGACCCCCGCGAGCGGGAGTCCGAGAACAGCGTCAACTGGCGCGACAACAAGTTCATCTCCGAGTGACGCGGTCCGTCCCGTACTGACACCGACCGATCCCTCCTGAAGACGCCTCGACGACGCCAGCCTCCGGTCCGCCGAACGAGCGATTCGTTCGCCGGGAGACCGGCGTCCGACGGATGACCGCCCGGACCCGCCTCGCTCGAACCCAAAAGAGCCTTAATCCTCGTAATGAGATATAATTATACGCATGAGCGACTTCCCCGACTACGTCGACGTCGACTACACCGACGGCGAAGGCGAGGACCCCGAGGACTACCCCGCCCTCGAGGACAAAATCGAGAAGGCAATCGAGGTCGTCCAGACCGGCCTCGAGGAGTACGACAACCCGGCCATCATGTGGACGGGCGGCAAGGACTCGACGCTGACCCTGTACTTCGTCAAGGAGGTCGTCGAGCAGTTCGACTACGAGTTGCCGCCGACGGTCTTCATCGACCACTACCAGCACTTCGACGAACTGCTGGAGTTCGTCGACCGCTGGGCCGACGAGTGGGACCTGGAGGTCATCTTCGCGCGCAACACCGACGTCGGCGACTACGTCGACGAGAACGGTCTCGACCCCGGCGACGACATCCCCGTCGCCGAACTCGACGAGAACAACCAGCACCACGTCCGGAACATCCTCGAGTACGAGGAGGACACCTTCCCGTTCCTGCTCGACACCTACGTCGGCAACCACCTCCTGAAGACGGTCGCGCTGAACAACACCCTCGAAGCGGAGGGCATCGACGGCATCATCTCCGGCATCCGGTGGGACGAACAGGAGGCCCGCGCCGACGAGACGTTCTTCAGCGAGCGCCACGACCCCGACATCTACCCGCCCCACGACCGGATTCAGCCCATCCTGCAGTTCGACGAGAGCGACGTCTGGGACGCCTTCTGGTTCTACGTCGTCCCCGAGGCCGTCGAGGACTTCCCGGACGACGGCTACGTCCCGCAGGACTACGACGACCTGCCGAACGACCTCACCCACGAGGACATCCCCGTCTCGCCGAAGTACTTCGCCGGGTTCCGCTCGCTCGGCAGCGAGATCTCGACCGAGAAGTCCGACGAGGAACCCGCCTGGCTGCAGGACCTCGACAACACCACCGAACGCGCCGGCCGCGCCCAGGACAAGGAGGACCTCATGGAGCGCCTCCGCGACCTGGGTTACATGTAAACCGACGTTTTTGCCCGACCGAGCGCCGCGAAGCGGCGCGAGGGAGGTGCAAAAACGTCGATGAAAAAGACACTGCGGGCCTCCCTGACGGTCGGCCCTTGGTCCGGCGCTCGGCCTTCGGCCTCGCGC
This genomic interval carries:
- a CDS encoding phosphoadenosine phosphosulfate reductase family protein, which encodes MSDFPDYVDVDYTDGEGEDPEDYPALEDKIEKAIEVVQTGLEEYDNPAIMWTGGKDSTLTLYFVKEVVEQFDYELPPTVFIDHYQHFDELLEFVDRWADEWDLEVIFARNTDVGDYVDENGLDPGDDIPVAELDENNQHHVRNILEYEEDTFPFLLDTYVGNHLLKTVALNNTLEAEGIDGIISGIRWDEQEARADETFFSERHDPDIYPPHDRIQPILQFDESDVWDAFWFYVVPEAVEDFPDDGYVPQDYDDLPNDLTHEDIPVSPKYFAGFRSLGSEISTEKSDEEPAWLQDLDNTTERAGRAQDKEDLMERLRDLGYM